GATACTCACATCCATACAGGCGGCACGATGGGGAAACTGCCTGCTAATTCCGGGCGAATGGAGGGGAAAGATTATTTATCCGGCAATGAATATCCATTCAATTGCCAGGCAGCAGCGCCGGGCGTTGCCCTCCTTTGTCCCTTTATGGCTTTCAGGGCGCTCCCCGGGGGCAAGAAGGGGATGCAATGATTCCTCCCCCGGCAAGGGTTTATGGCCCCTTGAGGGTAGATTTCAGGAGGGTCTGTCTGTATAAATAGCGCTATTTTTCATTACCCCCTTAATCATTCCCTTTAAACAGATTTTCAGGCTCTACATCATCAAGCCAGCAATGGTAGTTCCCGGCAAAGGGGTCATTGTAATAGGCGTAAGCGATGGACCGGCAACCGCCGCAATCTTCCTTGTGAACGCATTGCCCGCAATTGGAATCATCTTTTATATTATTTCTATCCCTGATTTTTGAAAAGAATTCGGAATTTTGCCATATTTCTTTAAATGAACGTTTCTTCAGATTCCCGCCGGGAATGGGGAGCGTGCTGCATGGCATGACATCGCCGTTTGCAGCAATACGGCAGGTCGTGTTGGCAGCGCCGCACCCTTTGAAGCGGTAAAAGGAATACTTTTCATTGATAAGGGCAAAGCGGCAGTCATGCCACATAACTGCCATCGAGCCTGCATACTCTTCCGATAGCCTGTTCACCATATAGAGGAACTCCCGCTCTTCCTCCCGTGAAAGATCATGCTCCAGGCTTCCCCGTCCCACGGCGACGTAACTGGTAAGGTTTACGTCCCTTATTCCCAGGGATTTCATAAACTCCACGTATTCTCTAATCTCTCTCCAGTTATACTTAAGAACACTGAATCCTGCAACGACGGCAATATTTTCTGATAAAGCAGCTTCTATGGCATTGACAGCTTTATCAAAAAGGCCGGGACGATTCCTTATACGGTCATGAACTTCAGCTCTGTGACTGTCAATGCTGATGCAAAGGCTCTCCAGTCCCGCTTTTTTTAGCTCTTTGCCTCCGGCTTTATCAAAAAGGTAACCATTGGTTGCCAGTGCCACAGAAACACCTGACCGGCTTAGTTCGGCAACAATATGACAGCAATCATCCCTGAGCAGCGGCTCGCCGCCGGAAAGCCCCACCTGGAAAACACCGGCATCGCCCAGTTCCCGGGCGACACGGATGGCCTCTTTTTCAGTAAGCAGGTCCTTTTCTATCACATTGGGCCCGGAACCGGTATAACAGTGGATGCACTCGGCATTACATAACCTGTTTATCTCCCATACGGCATAGAGAGGGCTTGTGAGCACATTCGAATTTTGCAGAGGAAAGTCACTGCCCTTCCTTAATTCTCCTTCATCCAGCATGATTGATCCTCACCAAAGAGATTGCCCGTTTGGGCATAAGCCATGGCCCTGCACCCTCCACAGGTATTTTTGTAAGTACAGGAAGAGCACTTTCCTTCCAGGTTCCTTTCACGCAGCCTTTGATTAAGCCCGGAAGTTGTCCAGACATTGAAAAAACTGTTCTTCTGCAAGTTGCCTATGGGCAGAGGAAGAAGAACGCAGGGCGCGACATTCCCAAGGGGGTCGATATAGGATGTGCCGCACCCTGCCTGACAACCGATATGGGACGGCGGGAGAGGTTTATGAGCCACAATGTCCATTTTGGCGGTATGAAACTTGAGCCATGGTTTTTTGCCCGACATGCGGTGTTCATTCCAGAAGCTGTACAGCCGCTCTGTGTCTTCCGGTAATAGCGCCATGCGCCGGTCACCTCTCCCCGTGGGGACAAAGATCGATATATTGAAGTCAGCCACTCCCCTGGAGAGACCCAGGTCCATCACGTCTTTCAGTTGGTCCATGTTTTCGCGGGAAACGGTAAAACATATGACTGTGGGCACCTCTTCCGCAGCACAATTTTCCAGGGCATTTACGGCCATATCAAAAAGCCCCTTCATTCCCCGAAGAGAATCATGCTTTTTTCCTATGCCGTCAATACTTACCTGCACCCTGCTTATACCGGAATCGCGGAGCTTTGCCGCCATTTTCCTGTCGAGCAAACTTCCATTTGTGCTTAAACCCGGTTCCATATCCAGAGAAGCAGCCTTTTCTATGAGTTTGAAAAGGTCTTTCCTCATGAGAGGCTCACCACCTGTAAAAGCGATATCAAAAATACCTATACGTGAAAGCTCTTCCAGGATTTCAAATGCTCTTTTTGTAGATATTTCACCGGCGCTTCTGCTGCCCGCCCCGGCATAACAGCGGCTGCAGGAGGCGTTGCATGCCGAGGTAATCCCCCAAATCACATGATAGGGAAGGGAAGGCAGAAACCTGTCCCTCCCATGATCTAGTTCTGGCACTCGATTTCTCTGAGACCTCTTTGCGCCGATTTTTTACTTTTAACACCAATGCCGGCTTTTTCAGCCACTTTCGACAAGTCTGTAACTACTGTCGATTTACTCTTTACCTCTTTTTCAACTTTGACTTTTTTATCCATTTTATCCTCCTTCATAATTAATGGTTTTATTGCGTCAAACCGGCTTCCCTGGCAAGCCTGGCAACAATTTCCGGGTAAATGGCCCGTGTGAGACGACAGAAATAGCCGCTGCTTTTTAAAGCATCGCCCCTGTCTGCAATGTTCCTGGAAGGGCATCCGCCGTTGCATACAAACTTTGCATAGCACCCGGCACACTCTGCCGGCAAGGAATCTCCCCCGCAGCGGCCCGGTCCGGACAACTCCAGTTTTCCTGTTGCCTCATTATATCTTCCGCCCTTCATCTCTTCCGACAAGGTTCCACAATCGCCTGCGCTTTCGTAACAAAAACTGATCCGTCCATCGGTTCCCACGACAAAGTTATTTATGCCGCATTCGCAGTATCCACTGTCGGAATCAAGGAGCTTCATATATGAGGAATTGATAATGATCACACCAAGGCTTGCCGCTCTGTCTATTGCGGCAAGCAGCTTTTCAATAAAGAGGTCCTCCTCCGGCCGGAGGCTTTCCAGGGCAGTAGCGCGTCCTGATAAAGTAACAGGTTCCATGTGAATTACCTTTGTTCCGAACCCATGAAAATAACTGACCAGGTCGGGCAGCATGTGGACATTTTGCGATGTAACGGTAACGCGGACCTTGAAATCAGCGCCCCAGGCAGAGAGAAGCTTAAGCGTTTCCTCAGGTTCAATAAGGCCGCTGCCCTGCTCTGCAAACAAGGGGCGCTGTCTTGCCTGTATCTCCGGAGGGCCATCGACGGAAAGGGTGAAAAAAAATCCTTCAGAAGCCATCCACTCCATATCCTTCAAAGCCGCATATCCGCCGGTTGTAATAGAGAAGGAGGGCTCAATGCCCCTGTCTTTTACCCACCCCGCGCACTCGCGGACAAGCTTCATATGCATCGTCGGTTCACCCCCGAAAAACCGGAGAGAAAGGGGCGAATTATCAATCTTTGTCACCTCACGCAAAACGCCTATGGCAGTCTCTGTGGGAAGCAACGCATTACCCTGCCCTCCCCGGTTAAAACAATAGACACAGCGCTGAAGACAATCTGTTGTACAGATAAAAGACACCTGCCGTTTTCCCTGTCGTGCTATCAATGGCCGGAACATCTCACCGGCTGCGAGGATATCTTTTTCACTGCCTGCCGGAGCTGCCCACATCTTGCCTGAATAGGGAGAAAAGGCGATGATCTTGTCATTTACTTCGACACAGCTCAGGTTTTTCAAAAGAAATCCCCGGGGCCGGCTATTTGTAACAGGATTCATATTATGTCCAGGCCAGGGGATCTCTTTCCAGCATATTTCCCGTTTCAGTAAAGGAATGCGCTATACACTCGTCAAAAGACTGCCTGCCGCGCAGCTGTCTGAAAGTTTCGCCCTTTTCCCATATCTCTGCAAAGGATTTCTCCTTCAGGTTTCCGGCGGGAACAGGCAGCCATGTGCATGGGAGCACCGCCCCTTTAGAGGTGATATGACAATAGGTCGCCCCTGACTGACACATGGTATTCCATGCATATTGATTGGCTCTTTGATCCATTACGCCCGATTTGATAAAGTACTCCGTATCTCCTCCAAAAGGATCTGCGCCGATCATATTGGTGCCGCCCTGAGATTTTTCGATCTTTTTTGACAGTATGCTGATAAGCTTTTCGCCATCGGCCGGTGAAATAACAAGGGCCTTTGTTTTATCAGAGGTATCCATCGGTACCAGTCGTCTGAGCACAAAGTTGTCTGCCTTTTCTCTGATAGAAAGATCCATGATCTGCTCTACTTCTCCCACATTCAGTGCATTTGCATAGGTGATAACGGTTGTATTGATACCTCTCTTTATACCGGCGCGAATGGCAGCCAGGGTCTTGTCAAAATTCCCCGCCTTGTGGAGTTTATCGTGCGTTGCAGCCGATATGCCGTCCAAATTGAATTTAAGGGAAAAGAATTTTATTTTTGCGAGGGCATCCATTTGCTGTTCATTAATATCATCACCGGAAGAAACGACGGATAGGGAAATGTCATTATCTTTTGCCAGCTTGATATAATTCATGATACCAGCATCCTTGAAAGGCGCCGGGCCGAGAAGTGTAAGATTCAACACATCAGCCTCTCCAAGCTGCCTGATTACATCGGCAATTTGCGAAGAAGTAAGATCTGCGCTATTGTCCCCAGCCAGGGAATTGAGCATTTCAAAGGGCTGCAGATCAAAGGTTACGTAAAGCGGTGATGACGCCTTGCTCTCTCTGATACGATTATAAAACTCAATGCCTCCGGACATAACGGCAGAACTTGCCAATGAACTCATGACAGGAGCAAGCCCTATGCCACTGCCCTTCTTTTTGCAGGCAACAAGCAGGCCGGGAGCTGTCAGGAAAAAACCTGCGGCCATGGCAGAGCGTCCCGCTACATCGAGAAAAGTTCTCCTCGTTACGTTATTATTATTTGATATGGATTCTTTCTTGTTTTTTTTATCAGGCATTTTCCCCTCCTTACTTGTAAGCCAATACTTGCGTATTGGCTGAAATGGGCCAGGCGGCAACAGTCAGGTCACCTATTGCTTTGAGTGATTGAACTTCCGGAACCGCTCCCAATCGCTCAAGCGTCTGCTCAGCGCCGGTAATTTGAACCAGTTCCTTGCTCAGCATCCCCTGAGAATGAAGTGCTGCGGCAAAATCCCCCAACTCTCCACTCTTTGCTTCTTCCATTGCGGAAGGAGAACTCTCTGTAAGCAGAGCGCCCAGCTTTTCCACATTTTTCATACCAACAATGTAGAGGCCATCCGTATTGCGGTTGTAGAGAAGATATTCATTTCCCTCGACTCGAACTTTCACGGAAGGCCCGAAAATCTGCTGCAACATTTTTTTATCCATTTTTCCCCCTTAAGTTTTTTTTTAGTTTTATTAGTTCCGGCTTTTAAAGTAATTCAGGAAAAAGTCTACTACCTAAATTGGGGAATGCAAATTTTTTTTCAGATTTATTTACCCGGCGCCGAAGCCCCCCCTGGGTGGAGTCGATTACATTACAAAACCTTTTGAGAAGGAACGGGACGGGCATGGCCATCATAAAAAACTTTTGCAGTCCTTCATGGTGGAGATATTTTTGTTGAAAGCAAGGCAGGGGAAGGGTCAACGGTCACGCTTGCCTTGCCACTTAAAGGGTAATGCCCCTTTTAACCTTTTCCCCTTCACCATCCTCTACGTCCGGCAGACTCCTATGAAGACTTAACATTAACATCTCTTGCACATACGAATACCAGGGAATCATGCAAAAGATAAATTTTATGATAAAATCTTAATTGATATCTCTTACACAAGTTCATATGAACAAGCTCTCTGCCCTAATCAACGAGTTGTGTACACACTATCTCCCGGGAGACCAACAATGGATAAAAAAACAGTCGCCGTTGCCATCCTGATTATCACTGTCATAGTGACAGTCACAGGCATACTTTACTTAAGGCCAGCAGAGCAACCACAAATTGCCGAACCGGAAAAGCTCACATTGGGTGTGGAAAAGAGCCTGCTTCCCTCTGCCGTGTGGGTAGCCCGGCACAATGGTTATTTTAAAAAGGAGGGCATTGATATCTCCATTAAGGAATTTGATTCCGGCAAGGCAAGCTTTAATGCAATGCTCAATAATGAGGGCATCCATATTTCAACTGTAGCCCCCACTCCCATCATGTTCAACAGTTTTAAACGGAAGGATTTCTCCATTTTTGCAACTTTTGTCCATTCCGTTGATGACGTCAAGATAATCGCCCGTAAAGATAAAGGTGTTATCACAGCAAAAGATTTAAGAGGCAGGAAGATAGGGACCCCCTCAGGAACAACGGGACAATTTTTCGTGAATTCTTTCCTCACCTTTCATGGCATCCCTCTCTCACAAGTCAGCATAGTCGATATCAGTCCTTCCCATTTACCTGCTGCGCTGGCAAACAATGACGTGGATGCCATTGTGATCTGGGAACCACACGCCTATAAGGCCCGGCAATTATTGCGTGAAAATGCCGCAAGAGTACCCAGTTCAGAAATTTATTGGGAAACCTTCAATTTTATGGTAATGAATGATTTCGCAAAAAACAGGCCCCGGGCCATAAGGAAATTTCTTCGCGCTATTTCCAGAGCAACCTTGTTTATAAATAAGCACAGGCAAAAAGCACAGGCTATCGTAGCTGAACGATTAAAGCTCGATAAAGCTATTGTTACTGCACTGTGGGATGATTTTGTATTCGAACTTTCTTTAAACCAGGAATTGGTCGTCACATTGGAAGTTGAGGCAAGATGGGCCATCAATGAGCGCCTCACCGGCAAAAAAGAAGTTCCCAACTATCTCGATTATATCTACCTGGATGCACTTAAGGAGATAAATCCGCAAAGTATCAAGATTTTTCACTAGGAGCCTGTCGGACTTGGGGAATCGTAGCGAGGGAAAGTTTTTTTGAGTCGGATTTTTTGATTAAATGAGGCAAATATTGGATATATTTAACGAATTTAATCGGAAAATCCGGCCAAAAGGACTTTTCCGCAGCAGATTCAGCCTAAGTCCGGCAGGTTCCTATGAGCCTGCCGGACTTAGGGAATCGCGGCAAGGGAAATCAACCACTGATGAGGGCTTGATAAAGGCATAAAATGAAAATCAGCAGCAGAGTACGAGTTATCATACTGATTCCCATCATCTTTGGAATTTGCGTCATCATTATTCAGCAGGAGATGGCAGAGCGTGTCGGCCGGGCCCTGGACTATGACAACCTCATCGTAAATATCACCCAGAAAACCACTGCCCTTCATCACCTTTCAGGTGAACTGGCACGCTATCCCGATGAACGTCGCGTAAAAAAACAATGGCTGGCAGTTTACGGCTCTTTAAGAGAGTTAGTACTCCAGACCGGCAAAGACGGGAAGGATAGTCAGGCGACGCTTGCCCAGTTGAAAAAATCAATCAAACTATTAGGAGAACTTCACCATAGCCTTCTTCAACAGAGGGAGGAAGCAGCAGTACCGACACCTCATTTGAGTGAGCGGCAGGAGAGAAAGGTGGACCGCATGCTGCTCCTGTCCCAGAATATGATCTCCGATACGTTACAGTTGAGGCAGAAGAGCACGGCAAAGCTATTAAAGCTCCGTAATCTGGAAGGAAAAATTATTCTCTTCATTACCCTTGCCCTGGTTGTCATTTTGGGTTTGTTGGCATTTATAATGGGGAAGAGAATAACCAAACCCCTTTCCATGCTCGAAAAGAGCGCAGAGATCATCGGCTCAGGTGATCTGACACACCGTATCGGCCGCCTGGCCAATGATGAACTGGGCAGTCTCGGCCTGTCCCTTGATGAAATGACAAAGCAACTAAAAGAAACCCTTGCCTCACGGGATCTGCTCAACCGGGAAGTGGAGGAGCGCAAGCGGACTGAGGAATTTCTTCGCAAAAGCGAAGCAAGGCTGGCTGAGGCGCAACAGATCGCCCATGTGGGACACTGGGAGTGGGATCTCAATAGGGACAAGCTCCATTGGTCAGACGAGGTCTACCGGATTTTGGGGTTCAGGCCCCGGGAATTTGAACCCACTTACGAGGCATTCTTACGTTCTGTTCACCCCGATGACAGGGAAGCACTGGAAAAAGCGGTGAATAAAGCGCTTAAAGAGGGAAAGGCCTACAACAAAGAGCACCGCATTGTTTTACCTGATGGTACCGAGCGGATTGTTAACGAGGTAGGCAAGGTCTTTTATGACGACGCCCCTAAGCCCATCAGGATGATGGGCACCGTGCTGGATATTACCGAAGGCAAGCGGGCTGAAAAGGAACTGGAACAAAAAAGGCGCCTTGCCGCAATGGGAGAGATGTCTGCCTACATAGCGCATGACATCAGAAACCCTCTCAATAATCTGGGCCTGAGTTATGAATTGCTTAAAGACTCTCCAGCCATAAAGGGAAATGACAGGGAAGCTCTCCTGCTTATGGGTAAGGGAATAGAAAACCTTATTTCAATTTCAAAGGACCTTCTCGATTATGGCAGAAGCGATAAACTGATTAAGGAGAACTTTGACTGTTTGGCCCTTATCAACGAATTACTTACCGAGCTTGATGAGAAGACAGGCCATGCCAATATTGAAGTTATTAAAAAACTGCCGCAAAAATCCAGCCCCCTAAAAGCCGACAGGGTAAAGATACATCAGGCCCTCCTTAATATTTTAAACAATGCCATACAATCCATGGCCGGGGGTGGAAGGCTTTCCATATCCGCAGAAGAAAGAGATGGCAGATTAATCATAGCCGTTTGTGATACGGGCGCAGGCATCAAAAAGAAAGACCTGGACAAGATATTTGCCCCTTTCTTTACGACGAGAAAAAATGGGACGGGCCTCGGTATGGCCATTTTGAAACATTTCGTGGACCTTCATGGCGGCGAGGTGATTGTTGAAAGTGAGGTGGGAAAAGGAACAACAGTTACTGTTGCTTTGCCCGTAAAACCGTAATGCCCTTTTTACCTTGTCCGCCTGCCCTTCACCACCCGGTCAATGCCGGCAAGGTCCTTAAGGGACTCCACCGCTTCAAATCGGCCTGTATTTCTGAACAACTCGGCAATGGCCTCCCGCTGGCCTTCGCCATGTTCCACCATAAACGAGCCACCGGGATGAAGATGTTGAGGCGCCTCATGAACGATAGCCCGGTAAAAATCGAGGCCGTCATTACCGCCGTCAAGGGCGGAGAGCGGCTCAAAGTCACTCACTTCCGCTTGCAGACCTTGCAGATCTCCCCTTGGAATGTAGGGAGGATTGGAGACGATGAGATGAAAAAGTTTATCAGCCACGGGAGCAAAGAGGTCACCCTCCAGTATGGTAACAGACGATGACAGGCCATTACTTTCCACGTTTTCCCTGGCAAGAGAGACAGCCTCCGGTGATATGTCCACACCGGTAACATGAGCGCCATTCACCGCTTTTGCCAGCGCTGCCGTTAAGGCCCCGCTGCCGCTGCCAACATCGAGTATCTCCGGTGCACTGCACTCGGGAAAGCTAGCCTTAACAGCTTTTGCTCCCTCCTCGACAAGAAGTTCCGTTTCAGGCCGGGGGATCAGCACGGAAGGTGATACTTTAAATTCCATAGACCAGAATTCCTGGTGGCCCGTAATGTATTGAAGGGGCTCTCTCGCTGCCCTTCTTTTGACCAGGCCCCTGAAAGCTGCCAGTTCATCCTCATTAAGGGGTTTGTCGAAATTCATGTAGAGATGTGTCCTGTCCATTTTTAAGGAATGGGCCAGAAGCAGCTCCCCGTCGAGACGCGGCGTATCTATCCCCTTTTCACCAAGGTAATCGGCAGTCCATTTGATAAGCTTGAGTATTGTCCATGGTTCGGGCATTGGGATCTGCTTTCTTCCCGGAACCTGCCGGCCTAAGTCCGACAGGCTCCGGGATGATTTTTTGAAGAGATCTTGATACTGATCTTTACTGATTTATTATGATTTTTTAACGATTTAATGCAAGGATTAAATAATTTTTTTAGATAAAAATTTATTTACTTTCATCGTTCAGCACTTTTATTTTGAAAATTCTTCCTAAATTCTTCCACAATCTCGACTCCCGAAGGGGTCCCTATCCTGTCAGCTCCGGCTTTA
This DNA window, taken from Deltaproteobacteria bacterium, encodes the following:
- the prmC gene encoding peptide chain release factor N(5)-glutamine methyltransferase is translated as MPEPWTILKLIKWTADYLGEKGIDTPRLDGELLLAHSLKMDRTHLYMNFDKPLNEDELAAFRGLVKRRAAREPLQYITGHQEFWSMEFKVSPSVLIPRPETELLVEEGAKAVKASFPECSAPEILDVGSGSGALTAALAKAVNGAHVTGVDISPEAVSLARENVESNGLSSSVTILEGDLFAPVADKLFHLIVSNPPYIPRGDLQGLQAEVSDFEPLSALDGGNDGLDFYRAIVHEAPQHLHPGGSFMVEHGEGQREAIAELFRNTGRFEAVESLKDLAGIDRVVKGRRTR
- a CDS encoding NrtA/SsuA/CpmA family ABC transporter substrate-binding protein, encoding MDKKTVAVAILIITVIVTVTGILYLRPAEQPQIAEPEKLTLGVEKSLLPSAVWVARHNGYFKKEGIDISIKEFDSGKASFNAMLNNEGIHISTVAPTPIMFNSFKRKDFSIFATFVHSVDDVKIIARKDKGVITAKDLRGRKIGTPSGTTGQFFVNSFLTFHGIPLSQVSIVDISPSHLPAALANNDVDAIVIWEPHAYKARQLLRENAARVPSSEIYWETFNFMVMNDFAKNRPRAIRKFLRAISRATLFINKHRQKAQAIVAERLKLDKAIVTALWDDFVFELSLNQELVVTLEVEARWAINERLTGKKEVPNYLDYIYLDALKEINPQSIKIFH
- a CDS encoding SPASM domain-containing protein; the protein is MNPVTNSRPRGFLLKNLSCVEVNDKIIAFSPYSGKMWAAPAGSEKDILAAGEMFRPLIARQGKRQVSFICTTDCLQRCVYCFNRGGQGNALLPTETAIGVLREVTKIDNSPLSLRFFGGEPTMHMKLVRECAGWVKDRGIEPSFSITTGGYAALKDMEWMASEGFFFTLSVDGPPEIQARQRPLFAEQGSGLIEPEETLKLLSAWGADFKVRVTVTSQNVHMLPDLVSYFHGFGTKVIHMEPVTLSGRATALESLRPEEDLFIEKLLAAIDRAASLGVIIINSSYMKLLDSDSGYCECGINNFVVGTDGRISFCYESAGDCGTLSEEMKGGRYNEATGKLELSGPGRCGGDSLPAECAGCYAKFVCNGGCPSRNIADRGDALKSSGYFCRLTRAIYPEIVARLAREAGLTQ
- a CDS encoding radical SAM protein, producing MPDKKNKKESISNNNNVTRRTFLDVAGRSAMAAGFFLTAPGLLVACKKKGSGIGLAPVMSSLASSAVMSGGIEFYNRIRESKASSPLYVTFDLQPFEMLNSLAGDNSADLTSSQIADVIRQLGEADVLNLTLLGPAPFKDAGIMNYIKLAKDNDISLSVVSSGDDINEQQMDALAKIKFFSLKFNLDGISAATHDKLHKAGNFDKTLAAIRAGIKRGINTTVITYANALNVGEVEQIMDLSIREKADNFVLRRLVPMDTSDKTKALVISPADGEKLISILSKKIEKSQGGTNMIGADPFGGDTEYFIKSGVMDQRANQYAWNTMCQSGATYCHITSKGAVLPCTWLPVPAGNLKEKSFAEIWEKGETFRQLRGRQSFDECIAHSFTETGNMLERDPLAWT
- a CDS encoding radical SAM protein, whose amino-acid sequence is MLDEGELRKGSDFPLQNSNVLTSPLYAVWEINRLCNAECIHCYTGSGPNVIEKDLLTEKEAIRVARELGDAGVFQVGLSGGEPLLRDDCCHIVAELSRSGVSVALATNGYLFDKAGGKELKKAGLESLCISIDSHRAEVHDRIRNRPGLFDKAVNAIEAALSENIAVVAGFSVLKYNWREIREYVEFMKSLGIRDVNLTSYVAVGRGSLEHDLSREEEREFLYMVNRLSEEYAGSMAVMWHDCRFALINEKYSFYRFKGCGAANTTCRIAANGDVMPCSTLPIPGGNLKKRSFKEIWQNSEFFSKIRDRNNIKDDSNCGQCVHKEDCGGCRSIAYAYYNDPFAGNYHCWLDDVEPENLFKGND
- a CDS encoding PAS domain-containing protein, producing the protein MKISSRVRVIILIPIIFGICVIIIQQEMAERVGRALDYDNLIVNITQKTTALHHLSGELARYPDERRVKKQWLAVYGSLRELVLQTGKDGKDSQATLAQLKKSIKLLGELHHSLLQQREEAAVPTPHLSERQERKVDRMLLLSQNMISDTLQLRQKSTAKLLKLRNLEGKIILFITLALVVILGLLAFIMGKRITKPLSMLEKSAEIIGSGDLTHRIGRLANDELGSLGLSLDEMTKQLKETLASRDLLNREVEERKRTEEFLRKSEARLAEAQQIAHVGHWEWDLNRDKLHWSDEVYRILGFRPREFEPTYEAFLRSVHPDDREALEKAVNKALKEGKAYNKEHRIVLPDGTERIVNEVGKVFYDDAPKPIRMMGTVLDITEGKRAEKELEQKRRLAAMGEMSAYIAHDIRNPLNNLGLSYELLKDSPAIKGNDREALLLMGKGIENLISISKDLLDYGRSDKLIKENFDCLALINELLTELDEKTGHANIEVIKKLPQKSSPLKADRVKIHQALLNILNNAIQSMAGGGRLSISAEERDGRLIIAVCDTGAGIKKKDLDKIFAPFFTTRKNGTGLGMAILKHFVDLHGGEVIVESEVGKGTTVTVALPVKP
- a CDS encoding radical SAM protein, with product MPELDHGRDRFLPSLPYHVIWGITSACNASCSRCYAGAGSRSAGEISTKRAFEILEELSRIGIFDIAFTGGEPLMRKDLFKLIEKAASLDMEPGLSTNGSLLDRKMAAKLRDSGISRVQVSIDGIGKKHDSLRGMKGLFDMAVNALENCAAEEVPTVICFTVSRENMDQLKDVMDLGLSRGVADFNISIFVPTGRGDRRMALLPEDTERLYSFWNEHRMSGKKPWLKFHTAKMDIVAHKPLPPSHIGCQAGCGTSYIDPLGNVAPCVLLPLPIGNLQKNSFFNVWTTSGLNQRLRERNLEGKCSSCTYKNTCGGCRAMAYAQTGNLFGEDQSCWMKEN